A genomic region of Desulfosarcina ovata subsp. ovata contains the following coding sequences:
- the amt gene encoding ammonium transporter has product MNDAPLIDIFWIVFSASLVFLMQPGFMCLESGLTRSKNSINVAVKNLADFSFSVIGFWAVGYAIMFGTSQAGLFGNMGFFFSMDQGPFPTAFFFFQVMFCGTATTIFSGAVAERMKFSSYLVIAGILAIAVYPVFGHWAWNGLETGKLSGWLGSRGFVDFAGSTVVHSVGGWLSLAALLVIGPRSGRFPKNGPPREITAFNLPLSILGVMLLWFGWFGFNGGSTLALDGSVAGIIAKTTLAASTGAAACILYVWYRTGLPKVTALINGSLGGLVAITAGCHCVSSIDAAVVGAVSGLVCVYVEQLLFRLKVDDAVGAVPVHLGCGIWGTLAVALFGDAQRLGTGLSFQGQFVIQMEGIVAAFLIAFVIPYMVIKGIDRIWPMRVSREEEEKGLNVSEHGATTELHDLFEAMDYQTKTGDLSVRVPVEPFTEVGQIAKKYNHVMTALELASSKIEHQHALFQELFDSSPLGIIMVDAQGRIVDVNEGFAALFGYLPKDLRGRSDISLLVPEHLIEEAEAALSSVLKGKTLTRETIRKDKAGRLIDVALFIYPILVNDEIQGAYYIYNDITQRKEFETQLSHQAFHDALTGLPNRMLFLERLSSAVHRKKRKKDFTYAAMMLDMDRFKSVNDTLGHQIGDAFLIAVADRIKACLRDIDTVARLGGDEFGIILEDFNHPREIVDVAKRIMRELEKPVVIETNEIRSSASVGIVLKTQFYQDAKSVMRDADIAMYRAKEIGKACFKVFNNKMHTKVVRENELERELRDAVFNEELAVYYQPIVSVREAALLGFEALVRWNHPTQGLISPAEFIPVAEETGQIVDIGEYVLKEACRQMVKWQKLSTNNGHLTISVNVSAKQFQSSRLVKFVEEVLDETGLAPESLKLELTESTLMRNARTSIRTMQGLKDMGIRIVVDDFGTGYSSLSYIQRFPIDGLKIDRSFISGGAQKENPKIVQTIVALAKSIGVEVVAEGVEEQVQLELLKAANCESAQGFMFSKPLDEKEITRQFIMDLEN; this is encoded by the coding sequence AACATGGGATTCTTCTTTTCCATGGACCAGGGGCCTTTCCCGACGGCCTTTTTCTTTTTCCAGGTCATGTTCTGTGGAACGGCGACGACCATATTTTCCGGCGCCGTGGCCGAACGCATGAAGTTTTCCTCCTACCTGGTGATTGCCGGGATCCTGGCCATTGCCGTATACCCGGTTTTCGGGCATTGGGCCTGGAACGGCCTGGAAACGGGGAAACTTTCCGGCTGGCTCGGCAGTCGCGGGTTTGTCGATTTTGCCGGTTCGACAGTGGTGCATAGCGTGGGCGGCTGGCTTTCCCTTGCCGCCCTCCTTGTCATCGGCCCGAGAAGCGGTCGCTTTCCCAAAAACGGTCCGCCGAGGGAAATCACCGCCTTCAACCTTCCGCTGTCCATCCTCGGTGTCATGCTGCTGTGGTTCGGCTGGTTCGGGTTCAACGGTGGATCCACCCTGGCCCTTGACGGATCGGTGGCCGGCATTATCGCCAAAACGACGCTGGCGGCCAGTACCGGTGCCGCCGCATGCATTCTTTATGTCTGGTATCGGACCGGTCTGCCGAAAGTCACCGCGCTCATCAACGGGTCTCTGGGCGGTCTGGTTGCCATCACCGCCGGTTGCCATTGTGTCAGTTCCATCGATGCCGCTGTCGTTGGTGCCGTGTCCGGACTGGTGTGTGTATATGTCGAGCAGTTGCTGTTCCGGCTCAAAGTGGACGATGCGGTCGGTGCCGTGCCGGTCCATTTGGGCTGCGGCATATGGGGCACCCTGGCGGTTGCCCTTTTTGGCGACGCCCAACGGCTGGGTACGGGGCTCAGCTTCCAGGGGCAGTTCGTGATTCAGATGGAAGGCATTGTTGCTGCATTTCTCATTGCTTTTGTCATCCCGTATATGGTGATCAAGGGCATTGACCGGATCTGGCCCATGCGGGTTTCCAGGGAAGAAGAAGAAAAAGGCCTGAATGTTTCCGAGCATGGAGCGACTACCGAGCTTCACGATCTTTTTGAAGCCATGGATTATCAGACCAAAACCGGCGACCTTTCTGTACGCGTTCCGGTGGAGCCATTTACCGAAGTCGGACAAATTGCAAAAAAATATAATCATGTGATGACTGCGCTGGAACTGGCATCTTCGAAAATTGAGCACCAACATGCACTTTTCCAGGAATTGTTCGATTCTTCCCCCCTGGGGATTATCATGGTTGATGCCCAAGGCCGCATTGTGGATGTCAATGAGGGGTTTGCCGCCCTGTTCGGCTATTTGCCAAAGGATCTGCGCGGCAGATCGGACATCTCCTTGCTGGTTCCGGAGCACCTGATCGAAGAGGCCGAGGCGGCTTTGTCTTCGGTGTTGAAAGGAAAGACCCTTACCAGGGAAACCATTCGAAAGGACAAGGCCGGTCGGTTAATCGATGTCGCCCTGTTCATTTATCCCATTCTGGTAAACGATGAAATTCAGGGGGCCTACTATATCTACAATGATATCACCCAGCGAAAGGAGTTTGAAACGCAACTGTCCCATCAGGCGTTCCACGATGCCTTGACCGGTTTGCCCAACCGCATGCTCTTTCTCGAACGTCTGTCTTCGGCCGTACACAGGAAAAAGAGAAAAAAGGATTTCACCTATGCCGCCATGATGCTGGACATGGATCGCTTCAAGTCTGTCAACGATACGCTGGGGCACCAGATCGGGGATGCCTTCCTGATCGCCGTGGCGGACCGGATTAAGGCCTGTCTGCGAGATATTGATACGGTGGCAAGGCTGGGGGGTGACGAGTTCGGCATCATTCTGGAGGATTTCAACCATCCACGGGAGATCGTGGATGTCGCAAAGCGCATAATGAGAGAACTGGAAAAACCCGTGGTCATAGAAACCAATGAAATTCGTTCTTCTGCAAGCGTGGGAATCGTTCTGAAGACCCAATTTTACCAAGACGCGAAATCCGTCATGCGGGATGCGGACATCGCCATGTACCGGGCCAAGGAGATTGGCAAGGCGTGTTTCAAGGTTTTCAACAATAAGATGCATACCAAGGTGGTCAGGGAGAACGAACTGGAACGGGAGCTGCGGGATGCCGTCTTTAATGAAGAGCTGGCCGTCTATTATCAGCCCATCGTTTCCGTTCGGGAAGCCGCCCTTCTGGGTTTTGAAGCCCTGGTTCGATGGAATCATCCAACACAAGGTCTGATTTCCCCGGCAGAATTCATTCCGGTTGCCGAAGAAACCGGTCAGATTGTCGACATCGGCGAATATGTTTTGAAAGAGGCCTGCCGGCAGATGGTCAAATGGCAGAAGCTGTCGACGAATAACGGACATCTAACAATTTCCGTCAACGTCTCCGCCAAACAGTTTCAGAGTTCCAGACTGGTGAAGTTTGTGGAAGAGGTCCTTGACGAAACCGGATTGGCTCCGGAAAGCCTGAAACTCGAATTAACCGAATCCACGCTGATGAGGAACGCAAGAACATCCATCAGAACCATGCAGGGGCTGAAGGATATGGGGATTCGAATTGTTGTGGACGATTTTGGAACCGGTTACTCTTCCTTGTCCTACATTCAACGATTTCCCATTGACGGACTGAAGATTGACCGTTCTTTCATTTCCGGAGGCGCCCAAAAGGAAAATCCCAAAATCGTGCAAACGATTGTCGCCTTGGCGAAAAGCATCGGTGTGGAGGTGGTCGCCGAAGGTGTGGAGGAACAAGTGCAGCTGGAACTGCTCAAGGCCGCAAACTGTGAATCCGCACAGGGTTTTATGTTTTCAAAGCCGCTGGATGAAAAAGAGATTACCCGACAATTCATTATGGACCTGGAGAATTAA
- a CDS encoding efflux RND transporter permease subunit: protein MTEIFRTFNRWYGKIVLDHPVRVLICLMILIVILGYMAKNFRIDASADTLLLENDEDLRYARQVSERYGVHDFLLVAFTPLKGDLFDNENLDTLGRLRDELQAMDWVASVLTILDVPLLESPPISYADISNELPNLKSPTVDKALATIELHESPFYRDLLVSSDMGTTAIVVNIKSDPIYTDLIAERNGYLDQKAEGGLSLQDAQRLDVVIEKIRSHQIRMNEAQHRNIAQIRSILDRYRPEARIFLGGISMIADDMIGFIKRDLKVFGLGVFLLLVFMLGVIFKNVRWIIVPMLCCFLAVVCMMGVLGAFGWDVTVISSNFVSLQLIITLAIVVHLMVRYREFQITRPGADHRALVQETVRSKFVPCLYAALTTIAGFASLLLCDIKPVIHFGWMMSIGILFSLTLTFLLFPSCVVLLKQPNPPTPPKYLRFSLTDFLARLTVSHGTAILVVSVVLSVLTVMGIYRLKVENSFIDYFKKSTEIYQGMAVIDQQLGGTTPLDVILRFEAIDPDVDFAEEDEEFADPFDKLDEEEDPNKYWFIEDRMETIERVHDYLDGLPATGKVLSLATLLKIGRRLNDGQSLDSLEMSVLYSKMPDEYKDLILSPFINFKNNEVRFTLRIIDSMPSLNRNALLHKIDHDLVHQLEIEKGKARLAGMMVLYNNMLQSLFTSQIKTMGVVAMALLLMFLLLFRSVKLALIAFFPNFFSAGAVLGVMGWMNIPLDMMTITIAAISIGIAVDDTIHYIYRFREEIKSDGDYIKTLYRCHNSIGHAMYYTSVTIIIGFSILVFSNFWPTIYFGLFTSLAMLIALVAALTLLPHLLVIVKPFGVRNP, encoded by the coding sequence GTGACCGAAATATTTCGAACATTCAACCGCTGGTACGGCAAAATCGTGTTGGATCATCCCGTACGGGTTTTGATCTGCCTGATGATCCTCATTGTTATATTGGGATACATGGCCAAAAACTTCAGGATCGACGCATCGGCCGATACCCTCCTGCTGGAAAATGACGAAGATTTGCGTTACGCCCGACAAGTCAGCGAGCGATATGGGGTTCACGATTTTCTACTTGTCGCTTTCACACCCTTGAAAGGGGACCTGTTCGACAATGAGAACCTCGACACACTTGGCCGCTTGCGGGACGAGCTCCAGGCGATGGATTGGGTCGCATCCGTCCTCACCATTCTGGATGTACCGCTGTTGGAGAGCCCCCCCATCTCCTATGCGGATATTTCCAACGAACTCCCCAACCTGAAATCGCCGACCGTCGATAAAGCGCTGGCAACGATCGAGTTGCACGAAAGTCCGTTTTACCGAGACCTCTTGGTCAGTTCGGATATGGGTACCACGGCCATCGTGGTCAATATCAAATCAGACCCGATCTATACGGACCTGATCGCCGAACGAAACGGCTATCTGGATCAAAAGGCCGAGGGCGGCCTCTCCTTGCAGGATGCCCAACGGTTGGATGTTGTGATAGAGAAAATCCGTTCACACCAAATCCGGATGAATGAAGCCCAGCATCGAAACATCGCACAGATTCGTTCGATCCTGGACCGATACCGTCCCGAAGCCAGGATTTTCCTGGGTGGCATCTCCATGATTGCGGACGACATGATCGGCTTCATCAAAAGAGATCTCAAGGTTTTCGGCCTTGGCGTATTTTTGCTTCTCGTTTTCATGCTGGGTGTTATTTTTAAAAACGTCCGCTGGATTATCGTTCCCATGCTCTGCTGCTTTCTGGCCGTCGTGTGCATGATGGGGGTGCTCGGTGCCTTCGGCTGGGACGTAACGGTAATCTCCTCCAATTTTGTTTCCCTGCAGTTGATTATCACCCTGGCCATCGTGGTCCATCTGATGGTACGGTATCGTGAGTTCCAGATCACCCGCCCCGGAGCCGATCACCGGGCCCTTGTTCAGGAGACCGTTCGTTCCAAGTTTGTCCCCTGCCTTTATGCGGCCCTCACCACCATTGCCGGTTTTGCCTCGCTTTTGCTATGCGACATCAAGCCCGTCATTCATTTCGGGTGGATGATGAGCATCGGCATTCTGTTCTCTCTGACGCTGACATTTTTGCTGTTTCCGTCCTGCGTCGTGCTGCTGAAGCAGCCCAATCCACCGACGCCTCCCAAATATCTCCGCTTTTCCCTTACCGATTTCCTGGCCCGATTGACCGTATCCCACGGAACGGCGATTCTGGTCGTCTCCGTCGTCTTATCGGTTTTAACCGTGATGGGCATCTATCGACTGAAGGTGGAAAACAGCTTCATCGACTATTTCAAAAAATCAACCGAGATCTACCAGGGGATGGCAGTGATCGATCAACAATTGGGCGGCACCACGCCCCTGGACGTGATCCTTCGATTCGAAGCCATTGATCCGGATGTGGATTTCGCCGAGGAAGACGAGGAGTTTGCCGATCCCTTCGACAAACTCGATGAAGAGGAAGATCCCAATAAATACTGGTTTATTGAAGACAGAATGGAGACCATCGAGCGGGTCCACGATTATTTGGACGGTTTGCCTGCAACGGGCAAGGTCCTCTCCCTGGCGACATTGCTGAAGATCGGGCGAAGGCTCAACGACGGTCAATCACTGGACAGCCTCGAAATGTCGGTACTTTATTCGAAAATGCCGGACGAGTATAAGGATCTCATTTTGAGCCCGTTCATCAATTTTAAAAATAATGAAGTTCGCTTTACCTTGCGCATCATCGATTCGATGCCATCACTCAACCGCAATGCCTTGCTCCACAAGATCGACCATGATCTCGTTCATCAATTGGAAATTGAAAAAGGAAAAGCCAGACTGGCCGGGATGATGGTGCTGTACAACAACATGCTGCAAAGTCTCTTCACGTCCCAGATCAAGACCATGGGGGTGGTGGCCATGGCGTTGCTTCTGATGTTTCTGCTGCTTTTTCGTTCTGTGAAACTGGCTCTGATTGCTTTTTTTCCCAATTTCTTCTCGGCAGGTGCGGTACTGGGGGTAATGGGGTGGATGAACATCCCGCTTGACATGATGACGATCACCATTGCAGCCATCAGCATCGGCATCGCCGTGGACGACACGATTCACTATATCTATCGGTTCCGCGAGGAAATCAAGTCCGACGGCGATTACATCAAGACCCTATACCGTTGTCACAACAGTATCGGCCATGCCATGTACTACACTTCGGTGACGATCATCATCGGGTTTTCAATCCTGGTTTTCTCGAATTTCTGGCCCACAATCTATTTCGGCCTCTTCACCAGCCTTGCCATGCTGATTGCCCTGGTCGCCGCCCTGACCCTATTGCCGCACCTGTTGGTCATCGTAAAGCCATTCGGTGTACGAAATCCTTAA
- a CDS encoding YecA family protein, which produces MKSAIESYLNIIHEARRCRPDIQAAAESLIDRTATDWHAIIDALIQSGQDTALGITFAVCAVNGVRLDPAVAAEALKVIEPIIDFAPVFRYQAQAAIPHLLRLAQSDELSTERQVYAGLIAAEMSVVHQVDPNPVRLVLNKLEHAYGLTPVLRAMLASALYLLDSEKAHPETDQFLSQADVLKTLPKERPPVVIASGETMRRPVEKVGRNAPCPCGSGKKYKKCCLGKDKEKFYDASSYAGITKSQLRAAPQLVDDVEFIHDMRAYELKKLVPETLNAKQLIAAYRRCELFGLRALAFEMLKELEGRPEEHDFDRGHFEDLLEYTLRAGDIELANAIRRHIPDDELTDPDMTRLELDLLQNNPAMERLEALLRLELTQPDEVEFDPPLLHLSYLLENVYPTLSIVFGRAFIAGNPDRLLDNDTLIESIRRARAEIGIEAWDDPIEDYLEWCFEKDVAESQEKDKHQQLTQVLEDASAARKKAREKEIELRQKEKELEAMASELSEKQRQPAPAVTDHAPSVVNRTNQDKKTISLLRQRIEGLKEEINSQQQLRRELRTKLKAERDKWLSQANPSTAPIEKPVSPLDDLPPSAFKTILVPEYAPAFSRSCKTLPPSVAAKAIKSIGEFAAAEDAIWQITRPIKRMAGHYRIKITRDYRVMLRWEPNDKIEALDVIPRSELDLWIRNHR; this is translated from the coding sequence TTGAAAAGCGCCATAGAAAGCTATCTCAACATTATCCATGAGGCCCGACGCTGCCGCCCTGATATTCAGGCCGCCGCCGAAAGCCTGATTGATCGAACCGCCACAGATTGGCACGCGATCATAGATGCCTTGATCCAGTCCGGACAAGATACGGCACTGGGGATCACATTTGCTGTTTGTGCCGTCAATGGGGTTCGTCTCGACCCGGCCGTTGCAGCCGAGGCGCTGAAAGTGATCGAGCCCATCATCGATTTTGCACCGGTTTTCCGATACCAGGCCCAGGCCGCCATCCCCCATTTATTACGGCTTGCCCAGTCCGATGAATTGTCCACCGAACGTCAGGTATATGCCGGCCTGATTGCCGCTGAAATGAGCGTCGTCCACCAGGTCGATCCAAATCCGGTACGTTTGGTGCTAAACAAGTTGGAACATGCATACGGACTAACCCCCGTGCTTAGAGCCATGTTGGCCAGCGCCCTCTACCTTCTCGATTCTGAAAAAGCGCATCCGGAAACGGATCAATTCCTCAGCCAGGCTGATGTGCTCAAGACGCTTCCCAAGGAGCGTCCGCCCGTTGTCATCGCAAGTGGCGAGACCATGCGCAGACCTGTGGAAAAAGTGGGCCGAAATGCCCCCTGTCCATGCGGAAGCGGTAAGAAATATAAAAAATGCTGCCTTGGCAAGGACAAGGAGAAGTTTTACGATGCATCGTCCTATGCCGGAATTACCAAGAGCCAGCTGCGAGCCGCTCCACAACTTGTCGATGACGTTGAATTTATCCATGACATGCGCGCCTATGAACTAAAAAAACTGGTGCCGGAGACCCTGAATGCCAAACAACTGATAGCCGCCTATCGCCGGTGCGAGTTGTTCGGATTGAGAGCGCTTGCCTTCGAGATGCTCAAAGAATTGGAGGGCAGGCCGGAAGAGCACGATTTCGACAGAGGACATTTTGAGGATTTGTTGGAGTACACGTTACGGGCGGGAGACATCGAATTGGCCAACGCCATTCGCCGGCACATTCCCGATGACGAACTCACCGATCCGGATATGACCCGACTCGAGTTGGACCTGCTTCAAAACAATCCGGCGATGGAAAGGCTCGAGGCCCTGTTGCGGTTGGAGTTGACGCAACCGGATGAGGTAGAATTCGATCCCCCTTTGCTTCACCTAAGCTATCTGTTGGAAAATGTATATCCCACCTTGAGCATTGTCTTCGGCCGGGCGTTTATTGCCGGCAATCCCGACCGTTTATTGGACAACGACACCCTGATTGAATCCATACGCAGGGCAAGGGCCGAAATCGGTATTGAAGCGTGGGATGACCCCATTGAGGATTATCTGGAATGGTGCTTCGAAAAGGATGTGGCGGAAAGTCAGGAGAAGGATAAACATCAACAGCTCACCCAGGTGCTCGAAGATGCATCGGCGGCAAGAAAGAAGGCCAGGGAAAAGGAAATCGAGCTGCGTCAAAAAGAGAAGGAGCTCGAAGCCATGGCGTCTGAGCTGAGCGAAAAGCAGCGCCAACCCGCACCGGCGGTCACCGATCACGCACCTTCTGTTGTCAACCGGACGAATCAGGACAAGAAGACGATCTCTCTCCTTCGTCAACGCATTGAGGGGTTAAAGGAAGAAATCAATTCCCAGCAACAACTTCGGCGTGAGCTTAGGACCAAGTTGAAAGCGGAAAGGGATAAATGGTTATCCCAGGCCAATCCATCAACCGCACCAATAGAAAAGCCGGTATCGCCCCTGGACGATTTGCCGCCGTCAGCATTTAAAACGATTCTGGTTCCCGAATACGCACCGGCATTCTCCAGGTCCTGCAAAACCCTTCCCCCATCGGTGGCCGCCAAAGCGATCAAATCCATTGGAGAATTTGCCGCCGCGGAAGATGCCATATGGCAAATTACACGACCCATTAAACGTATGGCGGGACACTATCGAATCAAGATAACCAGAGATTACCGGGTGATGCTGCGCTGGGAACCCAATGATAAAATTGAGGCCCTGGATGTCATTCCCCGCTCGGAACTGGATCTGTGGATTAGGAACCATCGTTAA
- a CDS encoding substrate-binding periplasmic protein: MIKKNFIILILILLSSNIHSETIKIGYFQLPPLQYFDNDTQTLRGATLTYFKEMAAQLDYEVEWIGPMPLLRYSGMLEKGKLDGALGFHKNKITETFLHFLDEPLYYAQPILIVRKDNPLTGLHSIDDIVGYKIGTVVSLSGIYTPFFDNHRDKITLETLGSDTWLEQNFNKLLILRIDAIFDRQPYLIDNLIQYNL, encoded by the coding sequence ATGATAAAAAAAAATTTTATAATTTTAATTCTAATACTTCTATCTTCAAACATTCATTCAGAAACTATAAAAATCGGTTATTTTCAACTTCCACCACTTCAATATTTTGATAATGATACACAAACGCTAAGAGGTGCAACATTAACATATTTTAAGGAAATGGCCGCTCAATTAGATTACGAAGTTGAATGGATTGGCCCGATGCCATTACTCCGGTATTCCGGGATGCTGGAAAAGGGTAAACTTGATGGCGCTCTGGGATTTCACAAAAATAAAATAACTGAGACTTTTCTACATTTTCTCGATGAGCCTCTTTATTATGCTCAACCAATACTCATTGTCCGAAAAGATAACCCATTAACCGGACTTCACTCCATAGATGATATTGTTGGATATAAAATTGGTACGGTTGTATCTTTGTCAGGGATTTATACACCATTCTTTGACAATCATCGTGATAAAATAACACTGGAAACATTGGGCAGCGATACCTGGCTTGAACAAAATTTCAATAAACTCCTTATCCTACGAATTGATGCAATATTTGATCGACAACCTTATTTGATCGACAACCTTATTCAGTACAATTTGTAG